One window of the Lysobacter sp. S4-A87 genome contains the following:
- a CDS encoding tryptophan halogenase family protein, whose translation MTSDNTSFPPKAIRRVVIAGGGTAGWMAAAALSRTLGKVLDITLIESEEIGTVGVGEATIPTLVTFHRLLDINEQEYMSAVKGTIKLGISFENWLDEGHRYIHSFGISGKDHWSAGFQHFWMRGRELGIASGYEDYCVELKAALEDKFAHLPRGGINYAYHMDASLYARFLRTLSQGHGARRIEGKIVDIETDAASGFITALKLADGSTVEGDLFIDCTGFRALLIGKTLGVGFEDWSHWLFNDSALATQTMAVRDAVPYTRAIAGKSGWQWRIPLQHRVGNGIVYSSRHMSDDEAKHEFLSSVEGEIIKDPWPIRFKPGQRKKSWEKNCVALGLAGSFIEPLESTTIHLIQRGIVHLLRMFPQVISQPDIDQYNATLDSELQHVRDFVVLHYHLSNRRDSQYWRDIAAMEIPATLKHRIDLFRETGKVFRQAEELFAENSWIQVMMGQGIMPRHYHPTADVMSQADLGRFLDDIRRNVDSTVRALPQHQAYIDQYCPGPREPAPVRAT comes from the coding sequence ATGACGAGCGACAACACCAGTTTCCCGCCCAAGGCAATACGGCGCGTGGTCATTGCCGGTGGCGGCACCGCTGGCTGGATGGCGGCCGCCGCGCTGTCGCGGACGCTGGGCAAAGTGCTCGACATCACCCTGATCGAGTCGGAAGAGATCGGCACCGTCGGCGTGGGCGAGGCGACGATCCCGACGCTGGTGACCTTCCACCGGCTGCTCGACATCAACGAGCAGGAGTACATGTCGGCGGTGAAGGGCACCATCAAGCTCGGCATCTCGTTCGAGAACTGGCTCGACGAAGGCCACCGCTACATCCACTCCTTCGGCATCAGCGGCAAGGACCACTGGTCGGCCGGCTTCCAGCATTTCTGGATGCGCGGGCGCGAGCTTGGCATCGCCAGCGGGTACGAGGACTATTGCGTCGAGCTCAAGGCCGCGCTCGAGGACAAGTTCGCGCACCTGCCGCGCGGCGGCATCAACTACGCCTACCACATGGACGCGAGCCTCTACGCGCGCTTCCTGCGTACCCTGAGCCAGGGCCATGGCGCGCGCCGCATCGAAGGCAAGATCGTCGATATCGAAACCGACGCGGCATCGGGTTTCATCACCGCGCTCAAGCTCGCCGACGGTTCCACCGTCGAAGGCGACCTGTTCATCGACTGCACCGGCTTCCGCGCGCTGCTGATCGGCAAGACCCTCGGCGTCGGCTTCGAGGACTGGTCGCACTGGCTGTTCAATGACAGCGCCCTGGCCACGCAGACCATGGCGGTACGCGATGCGGTGCCCTATACGCGCGCCATCGCCGGCAAGTCCGGCTGGCAGTGGCGCATCCCGCTGCAGCACCGCGTCGGCAACGGCATCGTCTATTCCAGCCGCCACATGAGCGACGACGAGGCCAAGCACGAATTCCTGTCCAGCGTCGAAGGCGAGATCATCAAGGATCCGTGGCCGATCCGGTTCAAGCCGGGACAGCGCAAGAAGAGCTGGGAAAAGAACTGCGTGGCGCTGGGCCTGGCCGGCAGCTTCATCGAGCCGCTGGAATCGACCACCATCCACCTGATCCAGCGCGGCATCGTCCACCTGCTGCGGATGTTCCCGCAGGTGATCAGCCAGCCCGACATCGACCAGTACAACGCCACGCTCGATTCGGAACTGCAGCACGTGCGCGACTTCGTCGTCCTGCACTACCACCTCAGCAACCGTCGCGATTCGCAGTACTGGCGCGACATCGCCGCGATGGAGATTCCGGCGACGCTCAAGCACCGCATCGACCTGTTCCGCGAGACCGGCAAGGTGTTCCGCCAGGCCGAGGAACTGTTCGCCGAGAACTCGTGGATCCAGGTGATGATGGGGCAGGGCATCATGCCCAGGCACTACCACCCCACCGCCGACGTGATGAGCCAGGCCGACCTGGGCCGCTTCCTCGACGACATCCGTCGCAATGTCGACAGCACGGTGAGGGCGCTACCGCAGCACCAGGCCTACATCGACCAGTACTGTCCGGGCCCGCGCGAGCCGGCGCCGGTCAGAGCGACCTGA
- a CDS encoding cellulase family glycosylhydrolase, producing MRALDEAGGVCRRVRRRAGPVAACALIACCLLAAPPANAGGFLRAQARQIVDEQGNPVLLRGIGLGGWMLQEGYMLEVPGSGTQRSIRKRISELIGPEKAEVFYQAWRDNHVTKADIDALAAWGFNSVRLPMHYELYTSPVSEEPVHGQQTWREEGFRRTDQLLSWVKANGMYLVLDLHAAPGGQGNDLNIADRDPAAPSLWDDAANRDKMVALWRKLAERYKDEPAIAAYDIINEPNWGFADAADKHGCSENGNAPLRELLVRTTRAIREIDRRHIVVIEGNCWGNNYRGVLDQGPWDDNLVISFHKYWNGTGRDTIKDQLALRERWNMPLWLGETGENSNDWLTRTMATVESEGIGWAVWPMKKIRYNNPLQIQPNAGYDKALAYWRGEGGKPAPAEAQAALMTLAAHDIRFEHNTFHPDVVDALLRAPGDDRSVPFKDHRIGAGGGTIAAVDFDMGRNGVAYRDLTPANESGKPNTDWNPSKTYRNDGVDLAAGNDGLQVDDMQPGEWLKYTFMAASAGRYELQLLGSRGEARVTLNGVVVGKAATGRPRAVALLEGRNTLVIEAVSAGTDLQSLQFRPLPAASERR from the coding sequence GTGCGCGCGCTCGACGAGGCCGGTGGCGTCTGCCGCCGGGTCAGGCGAAGAGCGGGCCCGGTCGCGGCCTGCGCGCTCATCGCCTGCTGCCTGCTCGCCGCGCCGCCCGCCAATGCGGGTGGTTTCCTGCGCGCACAGGCCAGGCAGATCGTCGACGAGCAGGGCAACCCCGTGCTGTTGCGCGGCATCGGCCTGGGCGGCTGGATGCTGCAGGAAGGCTACATGCTGGAAGTGCCTGGCAGCGGCACCCAGCGTTCGATCCGCAAGCGCATCAGCGAGCTGATCGGTCCGGAGAAGGCCGAAGTGTTCTACCAGGCGTGGCGCGACAACCATGTCACCAAGGCCGACATCGACGCACTGGCGGCATGGGGCTTCAACTCGGTGCGCCTGCCGATGCACTACGAGCTCTACACGTCGCCGGTGTCGGAAGAGCCAGTGCATGGCCAACAGACCTGGCGAGAGGAAGGCTTCCGTCGAACCGACCAGCTGCTGTCGTGGGTGAAGGCCAATGGCATGTACCTGGTGCTGGACCTGCACGCGGCGCCTGGCGGGCAGGGCAACGACCTCAACATCGCCGATCGCGACCCGGCCGCGCCGTCGCTGTGGGACGACGCCGCCAACCGCGACAAGATGGTCGCGCTGTGGCGAAAGCTGGCCGAGCGCTACAAGGACGAGCCGGCCATCGCCGCCTACGACATCATCAACGAGCCCAACTGGGGTTTCGCCGACGCGGCCGACAAGCACGGTTGCAGCGAGAACGGCAACGCGCCGCTGCGCGAGCTGCTCGTGCGCACCACCCGGGCGATCCGCGAGATCGACCGTCGCCACATCGTCGTGATCGAGGGCAACTGCTGGGGCAACAACTACCGAGGCGTGCTCGACCAGGGCCCGTGGGACGACAACCTGGTGATCAGCTTCCACAAGTACTGGAACGGCACCGGCCGCGACACCATCAAGGACCAACTGGCCTTGCGCGAGCGCTGGAACATGCCGCTGTGGCTGGGCGAGACCGGCGAGAACTCCAACGACTGGCTCACCCGCACCATGGCCACGGTCGAGTCCGAAGGCATCGGCTGGGCGGTCTGGCCGATGAAGAAGATCCGCTACAACAACCCGCTGCAGATCCAGCCCAATGCCGGTTACGACAAGGCGCTGGCGTACTGGCGCGGCGAGGGCGGCAAGCCGGCGCCGGCAGAGGCGCAAGCGGCGCTGATGACGCTGGCTGCGCACGATATCCGCTTCGAGCACAACACGTTCCATCCGGACGTCGTCGATGCCCTGCTGCGTGCGCCGGGCGATGATCGCAGCGTGCCGTTCAAGGACCATCGCATCGGCGCGGGCGGCGGCACGATCGCCGCCGTCGACTTCGACATGGGGCGCAATGGCGTCGCCTACCGCGACCTGACGCCCGCAAACGAAAGCGGCAAGCCAAACACCGACTGGAACCCTTCGAAGACCTACCGCAATGATGGCGTCGACCTGGCCGCCGGCAACGATGGCCTGCAGGTCGACGACATGCAGCCGGGCGAGTGGTTGAAGTACACCTTCATGGCCGCCAGTGCGGGCCGTTACGAGTTGCAGCTGCTGGGCAGTCGCGGCGAGGCACGGGTCACCCTCAACGGTGTGGTGGTCGGGAAAGCCGCGACCGGACGGCCGCGCGCGGTGGCGCTGCTCGAAGGGCGCAACACGCTCGTGATCGAGGCCGTCAGTGCCGGCACCGACCTGCAGTCCCTCCAGTTCAGGCCGCTGCCCGCGGCATCGGAGCGCAGATGA
- the glk gene encoding glucokinase, protein MNNAAALARRAGTRVLVSDIGGTNARFGLADVGSRGMLLDGSIREFPVAAFPSLSEAAASYLDMQHERVDAAVFAVAGRILGDEVRITNHPWVISRERTQRALGVAHVALLNDFAAQAMAITCLERDDVVAIGGRDWRPFDARMPRTYAVIGPGTGLGVGGLMVRNGRCHTLETEGGHAGFAPVTVADLRLLECLIGRFGRVSCERLVSGPGLVNLYSAVCEIHGRAADVLEPSAITARAAAGDADCQQAIEVFCEAFGSMAGDLVLTHGAWDGVFLAGGLVPKLLPALQASSFRARFESKGRFSSALADVPSLAIVHPSSGLLGAAAHAAELFHSPPARG, encoded by the coding sequence ATGAACAACGCCGCGGCGTTGGCAAGGCGGGCAGGCACGCGCGTGCTGGTCAGCGACATCGGCGGCACCAATGCGCGTTTCGGCCTGGCGGACGTTGGCAGTCGCGGCATGTTGCTGGACGGCAGCATCCGCGAGTTTCCGGTGGCGGCGTTCCCCTCGCTCAGCGAGGCGGCCGCGAGCTACCTGGACATGCAGCACGAGCGTGTGGACGCCGCGGTGTTCGCCGTGGCCGGTCGCATCCTCGGCGACGAGGTCCGCATCACCAACCACCCATGGGTGATATCGCGCGAGCGGACGCAGCGCGCGCTTGGCGTCGCACACGTGGCGTTGCTCAACGATTTCGCAGCGCAGGCCATGGCCATCACCTGTCTGGAGCGCGACGACGTCGTCGCGATCGGTGGGCGGGACTGGCGCCCCTTCGACGCGCGAATGCCGCGCACATACGCGGTGATCGGTCCGGGCACCGGGCTCGGCGTCGGTGGGCTGATGGTGCGCAACGGCAGGTGCCATACCCTCGAAACCGAAGGCGGCCACGCCGGATTCGCGCCGGTGACGGTGGCGGACCTGCGCTTGCTGGAATGCCTCATCGGCCGGTTCGGCCGCGTCTCGTGCGAGCGGCTCGTGTCGGGCCCCGGCCTCGTGAATCTGTACAGCGCCGTGTGCGAGATCCACGGCCGCGCAGCGGACGTGCTGGAGCCATCGGCGATCACGGCGAGGGCAGCGGCAGGCGATGCGGATTGCCAACAGGCGATCGAAGTGTTCTGCGAGGCCTTCGGCTCCATGGCCGGCGACCTGGTGCTGACGCACGGCGCCTGGGATGGCGTGTTCCTCGCCGGTGGGCTCGTGCCGAAACTCCTGCCCGCACTGCAGGCGTCATCGTTCCGCGCGCGCTTCGAAAGCAAGGGCCGCTTCTCTTCGGCGTTGGCCGACGTTCCATCCCTCGCCATCGTGCATCCCAGCTCCGGGCTGCTGGGTGCGGCCGCACACGCAGCGGAGCTGTTTCACTCACCGCCTGCGCGAGGCTAG
- a CDS encoding gamma-glutamylcyclotransferase family protein has protein sequence MSNRLFVYGTLAPGRPNAHVLADVPGTWEPATVRGTLLQQGWGAAIGYPGIVLDESGNEVDGLVFTSDELVGHWSRLDDFEGDGYERVLTVATLQDGTQVQAFVYQLSDRPSAECI, from the coding sequence ATGAGCAACCGTCTCTTCGTTTATGGAACCCTCGCACCGGGGCGGCCCAATGCGCACGTGTTGGCCGACGTGCCTGGAACCTGGGAGCCGGCCACGGTTCGTGGAACGCTGTTGCAGCAGGGATGGGGCGCCGCGATTGGCTATCCGGGGATCGTCCTGGACGAATCAGGCAACGAGGTCGACGGTCTTGTCTTCACCTCGGACGAGCTTGTCGGCCACTGGTCGCGCCTGGACGATTTCGAGGGCGATGGCTATGAGCGAGTGCTGACGGTGGCGACACTGCAGGACGGCACGCAGGTCCAGGCCTTCGTCTATCAGCTAAGTGATCGACCTTCTGCCGAGTGCATCTGA
- a CDS encoding alpha/beta hydrolase, whose amino-acid sequence MFLLAAVVICGCAPNAAYRTRMAPTGEPCDLASAACDSDVWQRLPPASSPGLPASRHPVGLGFVEFDDQGQLRHPELKNALMARVRAEADAHPLLIVVFAHGWKHNAAASDSNVVDFGRLLQRIAVEDEKACAGHSCADRQVVGVFLGWRGLSASVEPFKELSFWTRKDRAQRVGSDGAMEVLAELKKIEGGNDLGRMIIVGHSFGGALIYTAIQQQLMRDTWYLNRGSMARNAADLIVLVNPAFEAARFHALNRRAAGMTHPDSQRPILAVFTSRNDTATGRAFPVGRTLGTLFQSHTSDEQRRENRTALGHYTLFQTHDLNLTTAAGTDTQALLRLSTYSEYGCAWQAYQAGTTDAWSLGELALSRRPTMQTDGQRRNPFYVVSVDPGIIDAHNGIWGDRFSQFLYRFVAVQSWREVPGCDG is encoded by the coding sequence ATGTTCCTGCTCGCGGCGGTCGTGATCTGCGGGTGTGCCCCCAATGCTGCGTACCGGACGCGGATGGCGCCTACCGGTGAACCTTGCGATTTGGCCTCAGCCGCATGCGACAGCGATGTCTGGCAACGCCTGCCGCCTGCTTCCAGCCCGGGCCTTCCCGCTTCGCGCCATCCGGTCGGTCTGGGATTCGTCGAGTTCGACGACCAGGGGCAACTCAGGCATCCGGAACTGAAGAACGCGCTGATGGCCCGTGTCCGCGCGGAAGCGGATGCGCACCCGCTGCTGATCGTCGTGTTCGCGCATGGCTGGAAGCACAACGCTGCGGCGTCCGATTCGAACGTGGTCGACTTCGGCAGGCTGCTCCAGCGCATTGCCGTCGAAGATGAGAAGGCGTGCGCAGGCCACTCCTGCGCCGATCGGCAGGTGGTGGGCGTGTTCCTCGGCTGGCGCGGCTTGTCTGCCTCCGTCGAGCCTTTCAAGGAGCTGTCCTTCTGGACGAGGAAGGACCGGGCCCAGCGGGTCGGCTCCGATGGCGCGATGGAAGTCCTCGCCGAGCTGAAGAAGATCGAGGGCGGAAACGATCTGGGTCGAATGATCATCGTCGGCCACAGTTTCGGCGGCGCGCTCATCTACACCGCGATCCAGCAGCAGCTCATGCGCGATACGTGGTACCTCAATCGGGGAAGCATGGCGCGCAACGCCGCCGACCTGATCGTCCTGGTGAACCCAGCGTTCGAGGCTGCGCGCTTCCACGCCTTGAATCGCCGCGCTGCCGGGATGACCCATCCGGATTCCCAGCGGCCCATCCTGGCCGTGTTCACCTCGAGGAACGATACGGCGACCGGCAGGGCATTCCCGGTCGGGCGGACGCTGGGCACGCTGTTCCAGAGCCATACGTCGGACGAGCAGCGTCGCGAGAACCGGACGGCGCTGGGTCACTACACCCTGTTCCAGACCCACGACCTCAACCTGACCACCGCCGCAGGAACCGATACACAGGCCCTGCTGCGGCTATCCACCTACTCCGAATACGGTTGCGCCTGGCAGGCCTACCAGGCCGGAACCACGGATGCCTGGTCGCTCGGAGAGCTCGCGCTGAGCCGCCGACCGACGATGCAGACCGACGGTCAGCGCCGCAACCCGTTCTACGTGGTCAGCGTCGACCCTGGGATCATCGATGCCCACAACGGCATCTGGGGCGACCGGTTCAGTCAGTTCCTCTACCGGTTCGTCGCGGTGCAGTCGTGGCGGGAAGTGCCCGGATGCGATGGCTGA
- a CDS encoding DUF2235 domain-containing protein, translated as MNPELHDIGSRNLVVCLDGTGNAYGSANTNVVKIYAMLDHDPRVQVAYYDPGVGTFSAQGAWTRASKWITRVMGLAFGYGLATTLAEAYGFLQRNYRPGDRVYIFGFSRGAYAARALAGMLHKVGLLRPELHDLVPYAVDIFKKENRSSVVHGFRDTFSQACPVHFLGLWDTVSSVGWVWNPKVLPYTRDNPSVAIVRHAVAIDERRAFFRTNLWNDSATNQDVRQTWFAGVHSDIGGSYPEPEAGLAQLALRWMVCHARSAGLQLEPLAQLRWLPQTTQPGEPVAPDPLAPMHRSLRGAWWLAEIVPKWFRDPRQGFRRRLRFNLARRRFIPDGPWVHPGVLERQASPELHYRATNLPANIRVDRSEQALCPGMAAVPTSAPTPVVSPP; from the coding sequence ATGAATCCGGAACTGCACGACATCGGCAGTCGCAACCTGGTGGTCTGCCTCGACGGCACCGGCAACGCCTATGGCAGTGCCAACACCAATGTGGTGAAGATCTACGCCATGCTCGATCACGATCCCCGTGTGCAGGTGGCCTACTACGACCCGGGCGTGGGAACGTTCAGCGCGCAAGGCGCGTGGACGCGCGCAAGCAAATGGATCACGCGCGTGATGGGGCTTGCGTTCGGCTATGGGCTCGCCACCACGCTGGCCGAAGCTTACGGCTTCCTGCAGAGGAACTACCGGCCAGGCGACCGCGTGTACATCTTCGGCTTCAGTCGCGGCGCCTACGCCGCGCGTGCGCTGGCCGGGATGCTGCACAAGGTGGGTTTGCTGCGGCCGGAACTGCACGACCTGGTTCCGTATGCGGTCGACATTTTCAAGAAAGAGAACAGATCATCGGTGGTCCACGGGTTCCGCGACACGTTCTCGCAAGCGTGCCCGGTGCATTTCCTGGGACTGTGGGACACGGTCAGCTCGGTTGGATGGGTGTGGAACCCGAAAGTGCTGCCCTATACGCGCGACAACCCCAGCGTCGCCATTGTCAGACATGCGGTGGCGATCGATGAACGTCGCGCGTTCTTCCGCACCAACCTGTGGAACGACTCGGCCACCAACCAGGATGTCAGGCAAACCTGGTTCGCCGGGGTGCATTCCGACATCGGCGGTTCCTATCCGGAGCCGGAGGCAGGACTGGCGCAACTGGCGCTGCGTTGGATGGTCTGCCACGCGCGCTCGGCTGGACTGCAGCTGGAACCCCTGGCGCAGCTTCGCTGGCTTCCGCAGACGACGCAGCCGGGGGAGCCGGTGGCACCCGACCCGCTGGCGCCGATGCACCGCTCGCTGCGCGGCGCATGGTGGTTGGCGGAGATCGTCCCGAAGTGGTTCCGTGATCCGCGACAGGGCTTCCGCAGGCGGCTTCGCTTCAATCTTGCCAGGCGCCGCTTCATCCCCGACGGTCCCTGGGTTCATCCAGGCGTGTTGGAGCGCCAGGCGTCGCCTGAGCTGCACTATCGAGCAACGAACCTTCCGGCGAACATCCGGGTCGATCGCTCCGAGCAAGCGCTCTGCCCCGGCATGGCCGCTGTGCCGACTTCGGCTCCTACACCGGTGGTGTCGCCGCCATGA
- a CDS encoding DNA/RNA non-specific endonuclease, with amino-acid sequence MRNIDGSVPRPTVAVSTPVQKTRFEERQRLRQVFESAAYRGVRIAAERQVGATLDFADLPPNEQALKAGRPVARLVSLGGNGIEPKGFATGFLIAKDVILTNFHVFQKPSDASHCGAQFLFERIEQGVRSGLIFELDPDRFFISCRELDYALVGVKAKSLTEASLDQFQFLPLIGAKGKIEKGGPVNIIQHPEGRPKQYATVNNLLLDLRDDGFLLYETDTLEGSSGSPVFSQWWEVIGLHHCGVPQMQDGKLVKRNGEIVPTSAEVDDKDLIWIANEGVRVSAMVESFKQQRVDGTEQSTILQRIIESTFDTLSLVATNSPLIQSESLASPGGNPMASQTFQFSGPVTIYVGDGHAAAAAVRIATVEPTVAATPAAAAAPSASAGIAATEFFEKKLRFDEDYGSRDALGYDATFLRGWRIPAPQLTQALEAKALKKKNGSPWVLKYYHYSLVMHEPRRLLIWAASNVDYSPAARKRTKPRKEYGGENWRLDPRVALQVPGLQIEDVDFYRPATKIDRGHIVRREDACWGSTAKEAEFANSDTYHWTNCTPQSQAFNQSGEHGIWGKFEEHIQREAKALDGRLCVFAGPVLGLRDPRHGYDDDNLIKVPMKFWKIVMCVSNKDDGSEPLAYAFIFDQTEAIERLGFERMDMSEYEIHQVPVGDITKKTGVQFDDSILAADVLRRGGANESLRDDKGVSITSLNDIVLR; translated from the coding sequence ATGCGGAACATCGATGGTTCCGTGCCGCGGCCGACCGTCGCAGTCAGCACGCCAGTGCAGAAGACGCGGTTCGAGGAACGCCAGCGATTGCGGCAGGTGTTTGAAAGCGCTGCGTACCGAGGCGTAAGGATTGCCGCGGAGCGGCAAGTCGGGGCGACCCTCGACTTCGCCGACCTTCCGCCGAATGAGCAGGCACTCAAGGCCGGCCGTCCCGTTGCCAGGCTGGTATCGCTGGGCGGCAACGGAATCGAACCGAAGGGGTTTGCCACCGGCTTCCTGATCGCCAAGGACGTGATCCTGACCAACTTCCACGTCTTCCAGAAACCCAGCGACGCATCCCACTGTGGCGCGCAGTTCCTGTTCGAACGGATCGAACAGGGGGTGCGGTCGGGCCTCATATTCGAACTCGACCCGGATCGGTTCTTCATCAGTTGCCGCGAACTCGACTACGCCCTCGTGGGTGTCAAGGCGAAGTCGTTGACGGAAGCGTCGCTCGATCAGTTCCAGTTCCTGCCCCTGATCGGGGCGAAGGGCAAGATAGAGAAAGGCGGCCCCGTCAACATCATCCAGCACCCGGAAGGACGACCCAAGCAGTACGCCACCGTCAACAACCTCCTGCTGGACCTGCGCGACGACGGCTTCCTGCTGTACGAAACCGACACACTGGAAGGATCGAGCGGATCCCCGGTGTTCAGCCAGTGGTGGGAAGTGATCGGCCTGCACCATTGCGGCGTCCCGCAGATGCAGGACGGCAAGCTGGTCAAGCGCAATGGCGAGATCGTTCCGACCAGCGCCGAAGTCGACGACAAGGACCTCATCTGGATCGCAAACGAAGGCGTGCGCGTCAGCGCCATGGTGGAGTCCTTCAAGCAGCAGCGCGTCGATGGAACGGAGCAGTCCACGATTCTGCAAAGGATCATCGAAAGCACCTTCGACACACTGAGCCTGGTCGCCACGAACAGTCCGCTGATCCAATCCGAATCACTCGCGTCGCCCGGGGGCAATCCCATGGCCAGCCAAACCTTCCAGTTTTCAGGGCCGGTGACCATCTACGTTGGCGATGGACATGCCGCGGCGGCGGCCGTCCGGATCGCAACCGTGGAGCCTACCGTCGCGGCCACGCCCGCTGCAGCGGCGGCACCATCGGCAAGCGCAGGCATCGCGGCGACGGAATTCTTCGAGAAGAAGCTGCGCTTCGATGAGGACTACGGGTCGCGCGACGCGCTCGGCTACGACGCCACGTTCCTGCGCGGATGGAGGATCCCGGCACCGCAACTGACCCAGGCACTGGAGGCCAAGGCCCTCAAGAAGAAGAACGGCAGCCCCTGGGTGCTGAAGTACTACCACTACTCACTGGTCATGCACGAACCCCGGCGACTCCTGATCTGGGCGGCCAGCAACGTCGATTACAGCCCTGCTGCGAGGAAACGCACCAAGCCCCGGAAGGAATACGGCGGCGAGAACTGGCGCCTGGATCCGCGCGTGGCGCTGCAGGTGCCTGGCTTGCAGATCGAGGACGTCGACTTCTATCGCCCGGCCACCAAGATCGATCGCGGGCATATCGTCCGGCGCGAGGACGCGTGTTGGGGCAGCACGGCCAAGGAAGCCGAGTTCGCCAATTCCGACACCTATCACTGGACCAACTGCACGCCGCAGAGCCAGGCCTTCAATCAGTCCGGAGAGCACGGCATCTGGGGCAAGTTCGAAGAGCATATCCAGCGCGAAGCCAAGGCGCTCGACGGTCGCCTGTGCGTATTCGCCGGGCCCGTCCTCGGGCTTCGCGATCCCAGGCACGGGTACGACGACGACAACCTCATCAAGGTACCGATGAAGTTCTGGAAGATCGTGATGTGCGTGTCGAACAAGGATGACGGCTCCGAGCCGCTGGCCTACGCCTTCATCTTCGACCAGACCGAGGCGATCGAGCGACTGGGCTTCGAACGGATGGACATGAGCGAGTACGAGATTCACCAGGTCCCCGTGGGCGACATCACGAAGAAGACCGGTGTCCAGTTCGACGACTCGATCCTGGCCGCCGACGTCCTGCGCCGCGGCGGCGCGAACGAGAGCCTGCGCGACGACAAGGGCGTGAGCATCACGTCGTTGAACGACATCGTCCTGCGATAG
- the xylB gene encoding xylulokinase, with the protein MSLFVGLDVGTQSVKLIAYDAQARKVVATHGQALELIAGDDGSREQHAQWWIDAIRACFARMEPAQRARVTAIGVSGQQHGFVPVAAGGEVLAPAKLWCDTSTTVECDEIMAAAGGAKGCIALAGNPILAGYTASKLPWTRKHRPEVYSRLAAIMLPHDYVNFWLTGERWMEYGDASGTGWLDVRTRRWSSRMLAATDAQRDLSAMLPPLVEADASFTIAAKIADELGLPHGVRVAAGGGDNMMAAIGTGNVASGVLSMSLGTSGTLFAHADHPVVDEAGGWAAFCSSTGGWLPLICTMNCTVATESVARMFGFSSRDGDAVMAGTAPGAGGLVMLPFLNGERTPDLPHARGSLHGMDSTNLTRGNVYRAAMEGATYALRYGYDALTAAGLQFDAIRLTGGGSQSAAWRQMVADVFELPVAVPEQSEGAAFGAALQALWAHGRASGGGDDIAAIAREHVATDEASIARPDGNAATAYRSHYRQFRRHLDAAMQSHANSNNP; encoded by the coding sequence ATGAGCCTGTTCGTCGGTCTCGACGTTGGTACCCAGAGCGTCAAGCTGATTGCCTACGATGCGCAGGCACGCAAAGTCGTGGCCACGCACGGCCAGGCACTGGAGCTGATCGCCGGCGATGACGGCAGCCGCGAGCAGCACGCGCAGTGGTGGATCGACGCGATCCGCGCCTGCTTCGCGCGCATGGAACCCGCGCAGCGTGCTCGCGTGACCGCGATCGGTGTCTCCGGGCAGCAGCACGGTTTCGTGCCAGTCGCTGCCGGCGGCGAAGTGCTCGCACCTGCCAAGCTGTGGTGCGACACCAGCACCACAGTCGAGTGCGACGAGATCATGGCCGCGGCCGGTGGCGCCAAGGGCTGCATCGCGCTGGCAGGCAATCCCATCCTGGCCGGTTACACCGCATCCAAGCTGCCGTGGACGCGCAAGCATCGGCCCGAGGTCTACTCGCGCCTGGCCGCGATCATGCTGCCGCACGACTATGTCAACTTCTGGCTGACCGGCGAGCGCTGGATGGAGTACGGCGATGCCTCCGGCACCGGCTGGCTCGACGTGCGCACGCGCCGTTGGTCCTCGCGCATGCTCGCCGCGACCGATGCGCAGCGCGATCTGTCGGCGATGCTTCCACCGCTGGTCGAGGCCGATGCCAGCTTCACGATCGCTGCGAAGATCGCCGACGAGCTGGGCCTGCCGCACGGCGTGCGCGTGGCCGCCGGCGGCGGCGACAACATGATGGCCGCCATCGGCACCGGCAACGTTGCTTCCGGCGTGCTGAGCATGAGCCTGGGCACGTCCGGCACGCTGTTCGCCCACGCCGACCACCCGGTCGTCGACGAGGCCGGTGGCTGGGCCGCGTTCTGCTCGTCCACCGGTGGCTGGCTGCCGCTGATCTGCACGATGAACTGCACCGTCGCCACCGAGAGTGTCGCGCGCATGTTCGGCTTCAGCAGCCGCGACGGCGATGCGGTGATGGCCGGCACCGCGCCGGGCGCAGGCGGGCTGGTGATGCTGCCGTTCCTCAACGGCGAGCGCACGCCGGACCTGCCGCATGCGCGCGGTTCGCTGCACGGCATGGACTCGACCAACCTCACCCGCGGCAATGTCTACCGCGCAGCAATGGAAGGCGCTACCTACGCGCTCCGCTACGGCTACGACGCACTGACCGCAGCCGGCCTGCAGTTCGATGCCATCCGCCTGACCGGCGGGGGCAGCCAGAGCGCCGCCTGGCGGCAGATGGTGGCCGACGTGTTCGAGCTGCCGGTTGCCGTGCCGGAGCAGAGCGAGGGCGCCGCGTTCGGTGCTGCGCTGCAGGCGCTGTGGGCGCACGGCCGCGCCAGCGGCGGTGGCGACGACATCGCCGCCATCGCGCGCGAGCACGTCGCCACCGACGAAGCTTCGATCGCACGCCCCGACGGCAACGCTGCCACCGCCTATCGCTCGCATTACCGCCAGTTCCGCCGCCACCTCGATGCGGCCATGCAGTCCCACGCCAACTCCAACAACCCCTGA